AGCTTTGCGATCCGCGCTTACTGCCGCAGCCTTGTTGGTTCCGGTTGCCGTCAGCGCGGCCACCCCGATCGTTATGCACCGCGACCCCGGCTGCGGCTGTTGCGCCAAGTGGGCGGCACAGGTGCAGCAGCAGCTCGGGCGCCAGGTGCGCGTCGTCGATGATTCCAATCGCCCCGCGCTGCAGAAGCGCGCGGGGGTCCCTGCGGACGTCTCGTCCTGCCACACCGCAATCGCCGATGGCATGGCTTTCGAGGGCCACGTGCCGATTGCCGACATGAAGCGGGCTCTCGCGACCCGGCCCAAGGGCGTGCGGGGCCTCGCGGTCGGCGGTATGCCGCTCGGCTCGCCGGGAATGGAAGTGCCGGGCGTCAAGGCGCAGGCCTATGACGTGGTCGCCTTCGGTCCCGGCGGGCGCCGCCTGTTCGCCCGCCACGGCAGCTGATGGCGGTTTTCAGGCTGGGGGCGGCAAGACGCGGCCGCCGCAGCTGGTGTAGCTCCACGGTCCAGTTCGTCTGGAAGAGCAGGCGAAGAGTTCACAAAAGGATTCGGGTCGGTGAGGAGAGAAGGCGGCATGCGCACCCGGGAATCGATGACCACGAATCAAGGAGTTGGGTGATGGGCGGTAAACGAGCCGGGGCCTTCGCTCTGCTCCTTGCGGTTGCAATGTCAGTAAGCACGTCGGCATCCGCGCATGAAGATCATGATGCGCTTGGGGCTGGTCCCGGGCCAGCCGCTAACAGCGCAGTCGAGACTCAGAACAAGGATGGAGCAGACGCTGGCGCCGGCCACATGGGTATGGGCTCTATGTCGACCGTGGACATGAACATGGGCGGCCGCGACATCGCCGGCGACGACATGGACATGGGCGGCATGCACGAGGAGACCGCCAACAAGAACAAGAGTTTCGGCGAACGGCTTGTGAGCTGGCTGGGCCGGCTGCACACCATGGTCATTCATTTTCCCATCGCACTGTTCATCGGTGCGTTCGGGGTGGAGTTGTTCGGGTTGTGGCGCCGCAACCGAGACTATCAGCATGTCGCACACATGATGCTGGTCGTCGGCGCGCTCGGAGCGATCGCGGCGGCGTTCCTGGGCTGGTTCGCAGGCGGGTTTTACCTGACCGACCGCAACCCGATCCTGATGACGCATCGCTGGCTCGGGACGTTGATCGCGGTCTTCGGCGTTGCGCTGGCTTGGATGGCAGCGCGCCACCGTAAGGGTCCCGAGCGCTCGCGGACGTTGTACTGGGTGGTGCTTGGCCTGATGACGCTGGCGATCTCTATCCAAGGGTTCCTTGGCGGAACCTTCATGCATGGCGGAATAAACCACTTGGCGTTCTGAACCGGTCCGGTCGTTTTCCTGAACAGGGACGGCCGAGGGCGCGTCTTCACCGAGGACGCGCCCTTGGCTGATCAGCGGATCGACTGAACCGCGTCGCTGCAAGCCTGCTCGCAGCGACGGCAGTGTTCAGCGCAGATGCGGCAATGCTCGTGCGTGCTCGCATGCTTCTCGCATTCCTCCGCGCACAGCCCGCAGGCGATGGCGCAGGCTTGAAGAGCCGCGACCAGCGCTTGCTCATTGCTGCCGGTGCGGCGGGTGCCGAGCGAACCTGCCGCCAAGCAGATGTCGGCGCAGTCGAGGTTCAGACGAATGCACTGGCGAAGCTGTGCGACCATCTCTTCCGCCAGACAGGCATCAGCGCACGACGTGCAGGTCTGAGCACATGAGTAGCACTCCTCGATACAGCGGATCAGTGCGTCGTTCGTGCTTCCCTTCACGTCCGGATGCGTGGCGATCATCTCTTTCATGTGGTGCATCGTTCTCTCCTGTTCAGGCAGTGGTCTCACCACCTGTCGAAGCAAGAGGTTACAAACCTGAATGTTCCGGCCTTTGCGTTGGACCGTGCGGCCGCTTTGGCGTGTCGAGTAACCTCTGGCGCTGGTGGTAGCGCACCGTCTCGACGCCCATGCCGCCTGCGTGAGCGAGCCCGGGATCGTAGTGCGGGAATTTGAACGGAGAAGGGCCGTGTCGCCGATCGTCGTGTGGGTACGAATCAGCGCTGGGTGGCGGCTTTACTCGTTGCACTGCCAATAGCTCGCGCTAGGTCGGCAGTACGCCCCGAGCGGGACACAGCCCGGCCATGGCGGATGCCAATCCGCTGTCGCGGTCGCGCAACAGGTTATGGATTGCGGTCGCAGCGACCGCTGCTTGTCCGGTCGCGACGCTGATCTGATCGAGCCCTTCCACAACGTCACCAACCGCGTAGAGGCCGGCAACCGAGGTTTGTTGGTGGGCGTCGGTCAGCACGCATCCCGTTGCCGCGAGCTTCGCGCCCAGCGAAGTGGCAAGCCCTGTTCGAGGCGATGAGCCGAGCGCAGGGTAAAGCGTGTCGAATTGTAGCTCCAGGCCATTGGCCAATCGAACCTCGACACAATCGCCAAGACGCAGCTGCTCGACAGGCGAGGGCGCGACATCGACGCCCTGCTGGGTCAGCCTGGCAAATTCGGTCGGTGCGAGGTCGAGCGACCGTTCGGCGAGAAGCGTGACCTTGGCACCATAAGCGCGCAGGAATTCGGCTTCTTCAGCGCCATGGCGGTCGCAGCCGAGCACCGCCACGCTCATCCGCCGAGCCTCATAACCATCGCAAATCGGGCAGTAGCGGAGAAGGCCACGCGCGACGCCGATGTCATGCATCGCATCGGGCATCTCGGGACGTCGATTGACGACACCCGTCGCGAGCACGACGGTCCGCGCGTACAGGACGTTCGGTCCGCAACTTGCCGAGAAGTGATCGCCTGATGCGACGATCGCGTCGATCTCACCGCTCTGGACCGTACCGCCATATTCATGCAGCTGAGCCTGCAGGCGCGCAAGAAACGTGACGCCGGAAATGCCGCCGGGAAATCCTGGGAGGTTGTGCGAGCGCGGGATGGAGGCGGCGCGCCCCGCCGCCGCGTCGTAAACGACGCAGCTCCTGAGAAAGCGGGAAAGATAGATCGCGGTCGTGAGGCCAGCGGGACCGCCGCCCACAATCAGACAGTCGATGACCTCCTCGGGATCGCCAGTCCAGCCTTGATTGGTCAACCGCAACCTCATCATTACCCCGCGCATGCGCCCGGCGGGCCCGCGGCCCTACTCATTCGGACGGTAGGCGCAGGTAGAAAGCGCTTTGTACTCCCTTGTGAATACGTGCCGATGCCGCTTCCCCCTCATCAAGAGGGTGCGGCGGCACGAAAAAAGATCGTGAGGGGTGACCCGTCCTGCTGCGTAATACAGGTGAACTCAACGGAAATGGAGATTACCCGCATGCGTCGCTTGTTCATCACGACTGCTGCCGCCGCCTTGTTCTTCGCAGGCGGCGTGGCAAACGCGCACCCGAAGCTGGTGTCCGCCAGCCCCGCCGCCAACGCGGCGGTCGCGACCCCGGAGAAGATCAGCCTCCAGTTCAGCGAGAAACTCGTGCCTGCTTTCTCCAAGGCCGAACTGATCATGGCCGCGATGCCTGGCATGGCGGCCATGAAGATGCCGAGCAGCGCCGCGGTCGGCTCCGACGGGCGTACGCTCACGATCATCCCGAAGCAGCGTCTCCCGCGTGGGCGTTACAACGTCGACTGGCAGGTCGTTTCCGGCGACACGCACAAAATCACTGGCAGCTACACCTTCACGGTGAAGTGAGCGGATGATTGACTGGCCGACCGTCGCCATCCGCTTGGCGTTATACCTCGTCCTGGCGGTGCTGTTCGGCCTGTCGGCGTTCAGCCTCTATGGCCTTCGGCTCGGCGAGCGCGAGGATGCAATCGCTCTGCGGCCTTGGCTTTCGGGAAGTGCTGTGCTCGGGTTGCTGCTCTCAGCCGCTGGCCTGATCCTCATGGCCTCGTCGATGGCCGGATCTCCATTCTGGCCGGTCGACGAGGCCGCGGTGGCTGCCTTGCTCGGAGGGCCACCGGTTGGCTCCGCCTGGAAGGTGCGCATGGTAGCGCTGGTCATTGCCGGGGGCGCGGTCCTACTGGCGCGAGGCAGAGCATCATGGCTGGCGATGGCCATGATTGCCGCCGCTACGGCGTTGGCGACACTCGCGTGGAACGGGCACGGTGCCATGGACGAGGGAAGCACCGGATGGCTTCACCTGGGCGCGGACATTCTCCATCTCCTCGCAGGCGGTATATGGGTTGGCGCACTGTTCGGATTGCTTCTCCTGATGATGCGCCGCGCCGAGGCGATCGATGCCGCGCACCTTCAGCTTACCCATCGGGCGCTGCACGGCTTCGGGGCGGTGGGCACGCTCGTGGTTGCCATTTTAGTGATCACCGGCTTGATCAACAGCTGGCTGCTCGTGGGCCCAGCCAATTTCACGGCCTTGGGCACGACGCTCTACGGCTTGCTGCTGCTCGCCAAGCTGGTCTTGTTCGCAGCGATGCTGGGACTCGCGTCGCTTAATCGGTTCCGCCTCACGCCGGCCTTCGAACGCTCGATTGCCATGAACGATCATGACGGAGCGCTTATGACGCTGCGGGTCAGCCTGGCGGTCGAGACAACCTGCGTGATTGGTATCTTGGCGCTCGTAGCATGGCTCGGCACCCTCGCACCGCCCGCATCGGGCATGTAGGTGAGGTTAGCTCTGCTGGGTCTGTTGATGTATTCAAAGGTGAACGAACGAGGGTGGCAGAGTCATGACCGACGTCGAACGCAGCGAGCCCGGGAGCGGCAAGGGTGCTCCTGAGATCGTCCTCATCACGGGTGCGAGCGGTTTCATAGCCGCCGCGCTCATTGCCCGGCTCGGCGAACGGTACACGGTCGTCGGACTCGATCGTGCCGGTCCTCCGGACCCGCCGCCTCCTGCGGCCGCGGTCGCCATCGATCTCGGGTCCGACGAGGCGGTCCGCGCCGCGCTCGAGGAGGTGCGCGCACGATACGGCGCCCGCATCGCGTCGGTTATCCACCTAGCCGCTTATTACGACATAACCGGCAAGCCTAACCCGCTCTATGACAAGGTGACAGTCCAGGGCACCCGCCGGCTGATTGACGGGCTGCAATCGTTCGAGGTCGAGCAATTCGTCTTCGCCAGCACGATGCTGGTCCATAAGCCGACCGCCACTCCGGAGGAGCGCATCAGCGAGGAGTCGCCAATCGGTGCGTCCTGGGCGTATCCGCAGTCCAAGGTCGACACCGAGGCATTGCTGCATGAGCGCCACGGGAACATCCCCGTCGTCTTCCTCCGCGCCGCAGGAGTTTACGACGACGACGGGCGCTCGGCGTTTCTCGCGCAGCAGATATCGCAGATCTACGAGCACCGCCTGATCTCGCATTTCTATCCCGGCATGCTGTGCGCGGCACAGTCATCGGTGCACCGCGAGGACTTGGCCGACGCCGTGGTGCGCCTCGTCGATCGGCGGCACGACTTGCCGTCAGAACTGCCGCTGCTCGTCGGCGAACCCGACCCGCCCGGCTATGCCGAGATCCAGGACATCGTCGGGGAGGCGCTCCACGGCGAGGGCTGGAAGACGATCCGCATCCCGCAGCCGCTCGCGAAGGCCGGGATCATCCTGCAGAACGAAGCGCTCGGCAGCGACGACTTTATCCAGCCCTGGATGATCGACAGCAGCAACGACCACTATATCCTCGACATCTCGCGCGCACGGTCGCTGCTCGGGTGGGAACCGAAGCACAGCCTTCGCGACACGCTCCCGGCGATCGTCGCTGCGCTCAAGCGGCATCCGCGGGCCTGGTACCGGAACAACAAGCTCAACGAGAACCTGGTCGCGTGGGATGAAGAGCCAGAGGCCGAGCTTGCGGGGTCTGGCCACCACCAGCCCGCAGCGGCCGCCGGAACGGGCGGCATAGATCACGGCGGGATGGATCACAGCAAAATGGACCACGCGGCGATGGGGCACGGGTCCGGCGCCGCGGTCGCGGCCATGTCGGACCACGGCGGGCACGGCGATCACATGGCCTTGATGGACCGCGATGAGCGCCGCGCACGCTGGGCGCTTTACGCCAACATCGGTCTCGGTCTGTGGCTCGCCTCCAGCCCGCTCATCTATGATTCCATGACCACGCAGAGCGTCGGCGAAGCCGCGCGTTTCGTAACCGTCGATCGCGGGCTGCCTTCGATCGAATGGCGGGCCAGCGCACTGGCTATCAGCGATGTCGTCAGCGGGCTCGCCATCGCGCTGTTCGGCGCGCTGTCGCTCGCCCCGCGCACCAAGACATGGGCGCAGTGGGCTGTCGCGTTCATCGGCATCTGGCTGTTCTTCGCGCCGCTGATCTTCTGGAGCCCGAGCGCCGCGCAGTACAACAACAACCTGCTCATCGGCTCGGCCGTGATCGCCCTGTCGGTGCTCGTGCCAATGATGCCGGGCATGAGCATGGCGGGCATGATGGACCCCAAGAACATCCCGCCTGGCTGGACCTATTCGCCATCGACGGACGCGCAGCGGCTGCCGATCGTCGCCATGGCGCTGATTGGGCTTCTGACCTCGCGTATCCTGACGGCCTACCAGTTAGGCCACATCGATACTGTGTGGGAGCCGTTCTTTGCTGGATCGCTGGCCGACCCGCGTAATGGGACCGAGGAGATCATTACATCCGACATGTCGAAGGCTTGGCCGATCCCCGACGGCGGTCTTGGTACAGTCAGCTACGTGCTCGAAATTCTTATGGCGGTGATGGGCACCCGCGACCGCTGGCGGACCATGCCGTGGATGGTGACCTTCTTCGGCATTCTCGTCATTCCGCTCGGCGTCGTCAGCATCTATTTCATCATCAGCCAGCCGATCGTCATCGGCACGTGGAGCACGCTGGCGCTGATCGCCGCGCTCGCCATGCTGATCATGATCCCGTTCGCATTGGACGAGGTCATTGCCATGGGCCAGTTCCTCGCCTGGGCGAAGCGCCGCGGCAAGCCGCTGATCCGCACCTTCTTCCAGGGCGACGCGGTCGAGGCGGGGGCCGAGGACGCATCCGACGTGATGGCCTCGCCTTCTACCTTCTGGGCGGATGCGAAGCGCGGGCTGACGCTGCCGTGGACGCTGGCGGCCAGTATCGTGCTCGGCGCCTTCCTGATGCTGACGCGGGTGATCCTGGGGAACGAAGGCGAGATGGCGAACAGCGACCATGTCGTCGGCGCCCTCGTGATCACAGTCGCGATCATTGCCACCGCAGAGGTGGCCCGCGCTCTCCGCTTCATCAATGTCGCGTTCGGGGCATGGCTCGTCGCTGCCCCGTTCCTGCTGACAGGGGCCGGCCCCCTTGGGGCGATCGTGTCGGTGGTCGTGGGAATCGCGCTCATCGGGCTCAGCCTGCCGCGCGGCAAGCGCAGCCCCGAACATTATGCGAGCTGGGACAAATACGTAATTTGAGGCCTTACTCGCCTCCAGAGAGGAGGGGCACAGCATGGCGCAGTCCAGGTACCGAGTTCTATCCGGGGGTCATTCAGGCGGTTATATGGCCGTCGATTATGGCGGTGCGGTTGCCGATGGCCGGGTCAAGAGCGGCCGAGTATGCCGAGATGAACGAGTTCGCGTGAAGCTGCTCCAGGCCGCAGGCGTCGGCGTGAAGTTCGCGATCCATCCGGTTGCGGGGCGCATGCCCGGTCACATGAACGTGCTGCTCGCCGAAGCCGGCGTGCCCTATGACATCATCTTCGATATGGAAGATATCAACGCCGAGTTTGCCAACACCGATGTCGCGCTGGTCATCGGGGCCAACGATGTCGTCAACCCGGCGGCACGCACCGACAAATCCTCGCCGATCTACGGCATGCCCATCCTCGATGCCGACCAGGCCCACCAGGGGTCTATGTCGTCAAGCGCGGTCAGGGCAAAGGTTATTCCGGCGTCGAGAACCTGCTCTTCTTCAACGAGAATTGCAGCATGGTCTATGGGGATGCCCAGGCGGTGCTGACGCAGATGGTGCAGGCCGTGAAGGATCTCGGCGCGTGACCGTACCCCTTACCCCCGAAATCTGATTCACCACAGGAGAATGGACAATGACCTACGCGACCATCAATCCCTATACCGGAGACACTGTTGCGACCTTTCCCGACGCAACGGACGAGGAGGTGAAGACCGCGCTGGACAAAGCAGACGCGGCTTTCCTCAGTTGGCGCGAAACCTCCTTCGCCGAGCGCGGCCGTATCCTGCAGAATGCCGCAGACATCCTGCGCCGGGACAGCGATGCTTTTGCCCGCCTGCTGACGCTGGAAATGGGTAAGCTGGTCGCCGAAGCGAAGGCCGAGGTGGAACTCTCCGCCAAGATCTTCGAATATTATGTTCGGCATGCGGAAGACCTGCTGAAGCCGGAGAAGCTGCCGGTGCTCGATCCCGCCGAAGGCGAGGCGATGCTGGTGCACGAGCCGCTCGGCGTCCTCCTGGCGATCGAGCCATGGAATTTCCCTTATTATCAGATTGCCCGCATTCTCGCGCCGCAACTCTCGGCCGGCAACACGCTGATCCTCAAGCACGCCTCGAACGTTCCGCAGAGCGCCGCGGCGTTCGAGAGACTGATGAACGAAGCGGGTCTGCCGGAAGGCGCGTTCCAGAATCTCTATGCAACGCGCGATCAGATCAACTTCATCATCAACGATCCGCGCGTTCATGGCGTGGCGTTGACTGGCTCGGAAGCTGCCGGCGCGGTGGTTGCATCCGAGGCCGGCAAGGCGCTCAAGAAGTCGACCATGGAACTGGGCGGCGCCGACGCCTTTGTCGTGCTCGCCGATGCCGACATGGACAAGACGATCGACTGGGCCGTCTTCGGCCGGCACTGGAACGGTGGCCAGGTCTGTGTTTCGTCCAAGCGCATGATCGTCGTCGATGAAGTCTACGACACCTTCCTCGACGGTTATCGCAAGGGCGTAGCCAAGCTCGTCATGGGCGACCCCTCCGACCCCGGCACCACTCTCGCGCCGCTCTCCTCGCAAAAGGCGGCCGACGACATCAAGGAACAGATCCGCAAGGCCGTCGAACTGGGCGCCAAGGCTGAGGAAGTCGGTCCTACAGTGCCGAACAAGGGGGCTTTCGTGCAGCCAACTTTTCTGACCGACCTCGATGAGGGCAATCCGGCCCGTTATTGGGAATTCTTCGGTCCGGTATCGATGCTGTTCCGTGCGAAGGATGAGGACGATGCCGTGCGCATCGCCAACGACTCGCCCTTTGGCCTGGGCGGCTCCGTCTTCACCTCCGATCCTGTCCACGGCGCCGAAGTGGCGAAGCGGATTTCCACCGGCATGGTCTTCGTCAATCACCCGACTAAGGTGGAGGCCGACCTGCCGTTCGGCGGCATCCGTCGCTCGGGCTATGGCCGCGAACTGCTGGGCCTCGGCCTCAAGGAGTTCGTCAATCACAAGCTGATCGATGTCGTCGATATCGACGCGCATTTCTGAGAGAGGAACATCGCCATGGAAAGCACGATGAAAGCCGCGGTCGTCCGTGAATTCGGAAAGCCATTGGTCATGGAGGAAGTCGCGGTGCCCCGACCTGGCGCCGGCCAGATCCTCGTCAAGATCGCAGCCACCGGTGTGTGCCACACCGACCTGCATGCCGCTGAGGGCGATTGGCCGGTCAAGCCCAATCCACCCTTCATTCCTGGTCACGAGGGCGTCGGACATGTGGTCGCGGTTGGCGCAGGTGTGAAGCATGTCAAGGAGGGCGACCGGGTGGGCGTGCCATGGCTATATGATGCCTGCGGCCATTGCACGCACTGCCTGGGCGGCTGGGAAACGCTGTGCGAGGAGCAGCACAATACCGGGTATTCGGTGAACGGCAGCTTTGCCGAATATGTTCTCGCCGATCCCAATTATGTGGGGCATCTGCCCGGCAACGTTTCGTTCGTCGATATTGCGCCGATCCTGTGCGCCGGCGTCACCGTCTACAAGGGCCTCAAGGTAACCGACACCAAACCGGGCGACTGGGTGGTGATCTCCGGCATCGGAGGTCTCGGCCATCTCGCCGTGCAATATGCCAAGGCGATGGGCCTCAACGTCGTCGCCGTCGATGTCGATGACAGGAAGCTCGACCTCGCCCGGTCGCTGGGGGCCACGTTGGCAGTCAACGCCCGTTCGGAAGACCCGATCGCTTTCGTGAAGAAGCAGATCGGAGGCGCGAATGGGGTGTTGGTCACCGCCGTGTCGCCCAAGGCCTTCGAACAGGCGATGGGTATGGTGGGACGCGGCGGCACGGTCGCGCTCAACGGCCTGCCGCCCGGTGACTTCCCGCTGCCGATCTTCGACACGGTGCTGAACGGCGTGACCGTGCGGGGATCGATCGTGGGGACGCGGCTCGATTTACAGGAAGCCTTGGACTTCGCCGGTGACGGCAAGGTGAAGGCCACGATCTCAACCGACAAACTCGAGAACATCAACGACATCTTCTCCCGGATGCACAAGGGCGACATCCAGGGCCGCGTCGTCATCGATTTCGAGCAATAACGAGCCGCTTTTCGATCGGGCGTGTCTTCGTCGATCAGCCGGTCACCGCCGGGGCCGGAGGTCAATTGCCTTTCTGAACGCGTCTCCTCTCACCCTTAGGAGGGAGGAGACGCGCCGGTGGAGGAGAGGCGCCATCCTGAACAGACGAAGGAAGATTATCATGACTACTGGCAAGAAGGTCGCAATCGTCACAGGTGCCGGCCAGGGCATAGGCTTGGCCATCGCGGTGCGTCTCTCCCGGGAAGGCTTCGCCATCGGCTGTCTCGATTATAATGCGGAAACGGCAGAGGCGGCAGCCGATGCAATCATCGCTACAGGCGGTGAAGCACTCGCGGTCAAGGTCGATGTCGCTCAGCGCGATGACGTCTTCAAGGCGGTGGATGCGGTCGTTCAGCGGTTTGGCCGGCTCGATGTCATCGTGAACAACGCAGGCCTCGGACCGACCACACCGATCGAGGAGATCACGCCCGAAATCTACCACAAGGTGTTCGACGTCAATGTCGGCGGCACCTATTGGGGCATCCAGGCGGCGCTCAAGCATTTCAAGGCACGTAAGCCCGAGAAGGCCGGCGATATCGTCGGCAAGATCATCAATGCTTCGTCACAGGCGGGACAGGTTGGCAATCCCGATCTGGCGGTTTACGGCGCGACCAAGTTCGCGATCCGCGGCATCACCCAGACAGCAGCCAAGGATCTCGCACCCCTTGGCATCACCAGCAATGCCTATTGTCCCGGTATCGTGCGCACGCCCATGATGGAGGGCATTGCTCAGAAGGTCGCTGATGAAAATGGCCAGACCCTTGAATGGGGCCTGCAGCAATGGGCGAAGAACGTAACGCTCGGGCGCATCTCTGAGCCGGAAGACGTGGCAGCCTGCGTATCCTTCCTTGCTGGCCCGGACTCGGATTACATGACAGGGCAAGCCCTGATTATCGACGGCGGCATGGTCTTTAACTGAGGCAGAGGTTCGAAGACGATCCTGTTTCGGCAGGCTCGTCTTGGTGCAGCTGTCAGATGCTGGGAGGCATGCGATGCATGCAATGGTCCTGAATGCGGTCGGTCAGCCGCTCGTGTGGACCGAACTTCCGGATAGAAGGCGTCACCTCAAGGTTTGTGCGCCAGACAACTACAAGGGTTCCTGGGGCGCGCCTTCATGCATGGCGGCCTCAACCATCTGGCATTTTGAAGGGGGAAACATGATTTTGGCGTTTAGGGTGGCAATGGCCACAGCACTGGCGATGCCGATCGCGGTCGCCGCCCAGCCTGCATCGCGCTTCGCGGATACGAAGGCCGTGGAGGCAGTACTGTCGCAGTACAAGGCGGCGATTGAAAAGCTCGATGCGAAAGGAACAGAGCGACTCTTCGCGGCCGACTCCCAGATATTCGAAACGGGTGGCTCGGAGGGAACCTACGCGACATACCTCGCCCATCATCTTGGGCCAGAGCTGGCAGCCTTCAAGTCGTTTACATTTTCCGACTACAAGGTGAAGGTTCGCTTTGAGGGTCCGGTCGCACTTGCCACCGAGACCTACCGCTATCGGATCGAGCCGAAGAACGGGGCTGTTGCCGAACGTATTGGCGTCGCAACCAGCGTCTTAACGCGCTCGGGGAGCAGCTGGAAGATCATCAGCATGCACAGTAGCGCTCGCAAGCCGAAAGGCTCCTGATCGGTCAAGATCACATTGCGCCCGGACCCAGCTTCAGGGGTCGGCAATATGGCCGCTACTGCTTCTTCGCTGGATTCGGCGTAGCCGACTGCGGTGTCGCATTTGTAGAATTCGTCGGGTGATCGTGCTCCGGTATGCCAGCATAATGGTTCATCTGATCCTCGGAGATGTCCGACGTTTCCTCGCTGCTGCCACAAGCCGTTACGGCCAGAGGTAACAGAAACATGGCTGTGATAATCGCCCTCGATCTTCTCATAACAGAATACCCTTCGATGCCGATCTGAACCCATCATAGCTGATACGGTGGGATGCTCGTATCTGACTTCCTTACAATGATATGATCGACAAGGTTTTCGCTAGACTGGCATGCTCATGATGTCCTTATACGCGGAAAGCAACTTATTGCGAACTTGCAACGTCGCCTCGAACGCGATCGACGACTCCTGCC
The Sphingobium sp. Z007 genome window above contains:
- a CDS encoding nuclear transport factor 2 family protein, giving the protein MHAMVLNAVGQPLVWTELPDRRRHLKVCAPDNYKGSWGAPSCMAASTIWHFEGGNMILAFRVAMATALAMPIAVAAQPASRFADTKAVEAVLSQYKAAIEKLDAKGTERLFAADSQIFETGGSEGTYATYLAHHLGPELAAFKSFTFSDYKVKVRFEGPVALATETYRYRIEPKNGAVAERIGVATSVLTRSGSSWKIISMHSSARKPKGS
- a CDS encoding (S)-acetoin forming diacetyl reductase — translated: MTTGKKVAIVTGAGQGIGLAIAVRLSREGFAIGCLDYNAETAEAAADAIIATGGEALAVKVDVAQRDDVFKAVDAVVQRFGRLDVIVNNAGLGPTTPIEEITPEIYHKVFDVNVGGTYWGIQAALKHFKARKPEKAGDIVGKIINASSQAGQVGNPDLAVYGATKFAIRGITQTAAKDLAPLGITSNAYCPGIVRTPMMEGIAQKVADENGQTLEWGLQQWAKNVTLGRISEPEDVAACVSFLAGPDSDYMTGQALIIDGGMVFN